AATATTTCTTTTGCCCGACTTTATTGTGATTTGGATAGACATTACAGTTGGTGATAGGTTGTGGGGAACAGTGGCAAAGCATGATACAATGATTGAATTTCAAACCACGATAACAGCATTTGGCACTACTAGAACTAGTCCTGTGAGTGGTACACCAAGGCGCCATACCAATTCAATGGCTTACATGTTCTCACTCGCCACAATGGAGTCAAATGATGACTTTGCCGCCTCAGCCAAACAAGGAAGAAGCTAAAGTCTTACTTCTATGAGCTTCTAGCGCTTGTCCCAGCCCTCATGAAGAGCTCCTCATCATTCTATTATTCGCATCACTTCATTAGCCAAGCTCTGTCTCATTATGTCCAGTCATTCCACTCTACGTTGTTCGTAGTGCTACTTCTATTGGTTGCATATGTTGATAGCAGATCCCCAGATAAGCTTGGTTCTGAAGAAAATATGGTGAGTGTTGATGTCACTGAAGCTTCCCAAAATGTAAATGACAGCGTGGATGAAGGTGTGCTTCAAGGTCTGGAAGAGCTCCTCGTGACACCTCTCTTAGAATCTGTAGCTCAGATGGTAATTGTGTTCAAAAAGTCGACTTGTGGGGCTTTACTTTCATCATATGCTGCCTCAGACAAGCTCTTTGAAGGTATTATCAGCACGGTTATGGTGGAGAATGACCCGGTAGTGAAGGTAATTTATGTTGACAGCAGCATTAAAGGTGCATACTTACCCCTGTCATGCTACGATGAGACTGTTTTTGCTTATCCGAAGACCAATGCTGCAGAGGATCACCATCTGTTGGTTCAGTTTTTCTTCTATCTTGGCGATTTGTATACCAGGACAGAGAAAATTAGGGAATCACTATCATACCATCCAACTACTCTGCAAATTTATGTAAAGTCCCTGCCTGGAACCGCTCCTGCATCAAGGGCAAGTAATCTCACAGATACTGCAGCTACCTATGAGTCAGTGAATGAGCTCGAGCAGACCGTAAATTTGTCACAGCCCTGCACAATGCTCAAGCTTGAGGACAAGCTTGTTCTCAAGGGTCCTCAAGACTTGTTAGGATCACTCCTACTTAGACTCCTTTTCTGTACCAGCCCAGTTGTTATGCACGAGCCCATAAGTAGTGAACCCATTTAGAGTAGCCCAATTCCAATGGTGGTCCTGACACACATTAATGAATATGAATGAAGTTTAGTTTATTTCCTTTTCAAATTCTCTGTAATTTATTCCTTCGTGGACTTCGGTCCTAACATACCACAACCAAACCCTAATTTATTCTACTGGCCGAAACCATCCTAAATTTTCAAGTGGGCTGAGACTCCTGAGAGTAACCAAGCCTACCATATATCAGTCCCATCCCATGGAAACCCTAGCCCAATGTCGCTAGGACTCCCCAGATCTTGCCGATTAGCCGTCGTTGCACCCACTGCCGCCGACGAGGAACCGCCATCATCGTCATCGATCTTTTGCCTGCCGACGACGGACCTCAGCCTTCTATCGCCGCCTAGGCAACCCATCACAGCCACCGGATCATACGCCAGGTCCTCTGATTTACCGTCAGCAACGCTTGGTTTGCCGCCGGCATCCTTCAACCATCAACCAAGGCTGTCTCTTGACTTCGCCGGAGAGCCCGACCACCATTGTTGTTTCAGATCTGACTCGATGCCCCAACGCACAGCGCCAAGGCAACCATCAATCATACTCGAACTCAGATAAGCTAACCAAGCCGCCTAAAGACCCACGCCCCCACCATCCCAGTATCCACCGCCGCTTGCAACTACTAGGGCAAGGAAGAGAGAGAGAAAGGGCCGAGACATTTTTTAACTGCTTTGCAATTCTTGTAATAGAATGAGTTCGTGTTTTCTTGTTTAACCCTTCGATGTTAATATAATAATATCAACTACAATTTTTTTTTTTTGGACGAAATATCAACTACAATTCAAAAGTAATATTTCAAGAGATTTATGTACTGCCACAGCGATTTTTACAAGCAAGTGAAAAGTAAAGCATGAGTTACAGTAAATACAACTGTCATATTCTTGTAGTTATCAATATAACATGAGAATTAAGCTGGCAACGTCGTGACCAAAGAACTATTGAACCTTATACATGTGACTGATATGATCAGAAGCATATACTTGTGTTCTTTTCGGCCAACAGACTTCTATATATGATTGTACAATTAGGACCGTAAATTCTGAAAAGCTAATAATCTCTACAAGTCGATATTAATTTCTTCGACATGGCAAGAATCACTGCTGCTCTTGCTGTGATTGCCTTGTTTGCTGTATTTCCGAGCATGGATGCAACGCAGTATATTGTTGGTGATGACCAGGGTTGGAATTCTGGTGTTGATTACTATTCTTGGATGGATGGCAAAACGTTTCATGTCGGAGATTCTTTAGGTGCGTATTCTTTTTAGATGTTTCAAGTTTACTACTTACCAATAACCTTGTTTCGATTAATAGGTTTTGTAAACGATCGAGTAGAATTGCATTTCATATCTTGGTTTTTGTTGTTTGTTTTCCAGTTTTCAATTATGTACCTGGGGATCACAATGTGATTGTAGCAGCTAATTATGATGTGTATGACAAGTGTGCTACTACTCCAAACTTGGGAATCTGGACAAGTGGCAATGACGTTCTAACCTTGCCCACCACAGGCACCTATTATTTCTTGTGTGAATTTCACTGCGACTACACCGAGCAGAGGATTATGGTAGAGGTGAACAGTTGATCATCATGTCTAATGTATTCATGTATGCATCCTTTCTGGACTGTTTCATTTGTTCTTGAGGGAAAGCTGACAACTCTATTAATAATAAGGTTGAAACTACATCTCAATTGAAAGTAAATCTCGTCTACGAGATGCTGAAATGCGCCGGAAACTTTTTTTTTTTATTTTTTATTTTTATTTTTATTCAAGATTGCGGTATCCCAAAGATTTCCTAAGCCGAAAGACTAATCCGCTGGGGGCCTAAACAGCCAGTAAGGCATTGCAGCCCCTCTCCTGGCCACTTTTAACAGTGTCGTGATTCGAACCTAGGTGGGGAGCATACCCAACTAGGCAAAAACCATTAGAGTACCTTGCAGTGGTTATATGCGCCGGAAACTTAAACTTAGCAAGTATATATATATACGAATTCACGCAATGCTGCATGATATAAGCTGAGGTATTTAATTATATATTCAGCTACATCAAATTCTTTGACGACCAAAGTAATCATTCCTTAAAAAAACGCACCTTAAGGCTCGCGTAAGGCTTAAAAGGCTCAAGGCCCTCAAAACATTGAGTGAGTTTAGTAGTTGTTGAGGAGTTGAGGCGCGCTACTCCAAGCGCAGAAAGCATTATTAATAATTGCATGTGACCGATCGAACATTTGAATGTAAACCTACATTAAATAGAGCATAATCTTCCAGAAATGTCACTTATCGTATGACCGATCATAATAGAAAAATCTTTAACTACTGTAATTATTGTTCGACTCACGATAAACTCGTTGTAGTATTTCAGTTGTTTGTTTGATAAAAAATAATAATAAAAAAAACATATTCTAGAAAACCATAGATTGAACGAGGGAGTATTCCAATTTTATAACCGTATAACCAAACAACAAGAACTCAATACGTAACAAAAGATAGAAATATCTAAATCAATAAGCGCAGAAACCAGCATGAGGCTAGGGAACCCAAAACCTATATCAACCAAAGTCCAGATCCAAAACCAGCTTCCTCATGCAACCATCCAGATTCAAACAAAACTGATTAATTAAGAAGATGGATGAATATTGTAGAGAAAGAGGAACCAAATTAAGGCCCACAGATGAACTTAAAAAGCCGCAATGAGTTCAAACGGGAGCAAGGACTTTAAAATGTAGGAAAATTCTGGCTACAAGAACAAAACAAATAATGGCCGGTGCATATATGTCATTAATCAATGAGTACGTAATAACGTACAAGAGTAAAACAATAATGCAAACATCAATATATAATTTGACCAAGATTCAACCATATTGGAAAAGTAGAATCGGCATGATCTATATATTACAGAAACATGCATGTAATATTATTGTAGTTATCACAGCTGACAGCGGCGTGACCGAAGTCCCTATCTAAATTATCACAGCTAACATATACAATTGGTTATGCAAATATTTAAGCATATCTGTACGACCGTACGTTATTAAAACCCTATATATATGCTTCTGTAGTTCTGTAGTTATACAGGTTCACAACACAGAGAGAAGCTAACAGTTCAGACAGCAGAAGGTTTAACAAGAGCTAGGTAAGTAGCTAACATGGCACGAGTGAGCACTGCTCTGGTGTTGATTGCACTCGTCGTTGTTTTTCCGAGCATGGTTTTGGCGACACAATATGTTGTTGGAGATGGTTTAGGCTGGAGTGGTGATGTTAATTACGACGATTGGGTTGATGGCAAAACTTTCTACGTTGGAGATGTTTTAGGTGTGCCTATTTTCTTGGTTTGGTTTGTATATACTATATAAGTATGTATATCTATATAAGTGTTTGTTATGCGGAAATTTACCTCACTACATTCTGTTTTTTTCTTTCCACAGTTTTCAGTTACATCGCAACTGACCACAACGTTGTTTTAGCTACCAATGAGGACAATTATAACAATTGTGTTGCATCTCCAAACTTGGCTGTGTACGACACTGGCAATGATATACTGACATTGAATGAAGCTGGAACCTACTATTTCTTATGTTCATATCACTGCGACTTTCTTCAGCAGAAGGTTATGATCACTGTGAACTGATGAGAAAATTCTACTTCATCGAAAAATCTGCTGGTTGAGCTCAAAAGCTTTTCAAAGATTCTTATATATGGTTGAGTAATTTGTAATAATTTTATTTTGCCATGAAATAATCTGTACGTTGGATGATACAATTAATTTTTAAGAACATTTGTTTTGATATTGATTTTTAAATCTGAGTTGTATATTACTGGTGTAAGTTTTCTATTATAAACATCTGCGCTAATGAAACCATTTAACCACATATGATCGATGAGATGAAAGTCCGGTCATCTGTATATAAATTATTTGTACAACATCACAGCAAAGACAATTAAAACATTTATAGCTCGCACGTAGATAAGAAGTGTCTTCCCAGCAAAATTTATATATTCATCTCGGAAAAATAGATCGAAAGAGATGATCACAAACCTTTCCATTTCTGTTTTGGCAAAATAGACTTCCACTACTGCACTGAAATGCCTAATTCAATCCCATAATCCTGTCTTCAAAGCAAAGTACGTAACACAACTAACCCAAGGTAACTACAATACTAGTGACACTTGAAGCATACTACTTAGTGACACTTGATAACTACAATTAATACTACTGACCCAAGGTAACTCAAGGCCACTAGCCCAAGGAAACTCTTCAAAGGCATTCACTTTCATATAAGCAGAAGGAAGCAGATAACTGCTACCTTCTTTACATTAACAATAAACAGAAAGACCATACAACATTTTCATCATGTACGCTCATTGTGCCGTGTGTTTGTTCATGTGTGAGACAAACACAAGAACAACTCCAACAGCTTCCTCACATTTGAATTTTTCTCTATTTCAAGGAAAAATAAGCTTATTTTGCTCCATTAGATTCCATATAATTATCCTAACATAAGAAATGTGAGGAAACAGAAAACGAGATTCCAATTGTCTGTAACTGCTGTATGCTGATACCATGGGAAGAGGAATATCGAGCAGAAGAGTCATGTAATATTGTAGTTATCGATCAGTACAGCGGTGTGACCAAAGTTGTATTCAACATTTCAACCCCATATATATGACTGGTATGCCCGCAAAGCATAAGTTCCCATACGTTTTTAAGATAGACTACGTATACAAGCTATATATATATATATATAAGCTTCCATTGTTGGGTTGGACAGTATAAGTTTAATAGGCTATAACAATATATAAAGCTAGTGAGAGTGCTTTAGAGGGATTAACAAGAGCTTCATATATAGTTAGCTAGCTTATTTTACCAACATGAAAATCAGTGCTGGTCCTCTTGTGATAGCCTTTCTCGTTGTTTTTCCGAGTATGGTTTTGGCGAAACAGTATGTCGTCGGAGATGATGAAGGCTGGAATGGTAATGTTGATTACCAAGCTTGGGCTGATGACAAAACTTTCGAACTTGGAGATGTTTTAAGTATGCTTGCCATTTCTTTGCTATCAATTCATGAATTTGTTTTAAAGATGTTAATTTGTTTCATGGAGCCAAAGTTTGTATACTACTAAATCTTGGTTCTTTGTTTTCCCAGTTTTCAAATACGATGCTGGTAGCCATAACGTTGCTCAAGCGTTTAATGAAGATGGCTATGATAGTTGTACTTCATCACCAGAATTTGGGGTGTACACCAGTGGCAATGACGCTTTAACTTTCAATCTTGTTGGGTCCTATTATTTCTTATGTGACTACCATTGTGATTCTGATCAACATAAAGTTATGATCAATATTGTAAAATAGATCTCGATCGGCCTCGGATCAGAGAACTTATTTGAAATCTAATTAATTAGGTCCTAGAGAATCATACGTTATAGGTATTTGTATTTTCATTTTCTTGACATTATTCTATGTTGGACAAACCAACAACTGATCACATACAGTGTAGTGAATAAGATTTCGTATCTTCAGAGTTCAGACCAAAAAAAAAGGGAATAAGATTTCGTATCATCGACCGAGTAAGAAAACAATGCTCAACCATGAATGGATACAAATGTAAGGGTATGTAGATACTAGAGAGAATTATGAGAAAGTTTAGTTTGTTTTAAGAGATAATTTCACTTTACTACCCTGAACTTTAGGTCTAAAATCAGTTTGATACCTCATCTTTTTTTTTAATCAGTTTCATACCTAAACTTTCAAAATCTCGACTAAAATGACTAAAATAGCCCTGGTTAATCTTTTTACCCTCTCAGAGTTAAGAATGGCAGTGGCGACGGCCGGGGGAGGAGGAGGGGCTGCCGCCGGGGCCCATTGCTGGTGGTAGGGGTGGATNNNNNNNNNNNNNNNNNNNNAGAGGGTAAAAAGATTAACCAGGGCTATTTTAGTCATTTTGGTCGAGATTGATGTTATTTTGAAAGTTTAGGTATGAAACTGATTATAAAAAAATGAGGTATCAAACTGATTTTAGACCTAAAGTTCAGGGTAGTAAACTGAATTTTTTTTCTTGTTTTAATATCCATCTTTGAATATAAATTGAAGGGTGATCTATTTTCCTTGAAAGAAATTCAAACTTTTTCTTTGTTATTTTTGATATTCTTTACTTAAAATGTCAATTTAATACTAATTTGGCTCCCTCGTTGCACATTCCAATAACACAACTTAAAATAATCCATTTCCAACATAAATTAACCAAACTTAAGCGGCCAAGCCTAGTACCGGTCTAGCGGCATAGTACCGGTCTAGCAGCATAGTCTCATTTTAATAAGTGAGAGGTTGTGAGTTTGATTCACGTAGTTGTAATATTTACTTGATTAAAAAAAAAAAAAAAAAAAACTTAAGCGGCCAAACCACGGCTGACCAGCTAAATAACCGCCGCCGACTTCACAAAAAGTCAAACCTGAAGCAGAATAACTTAGACGTGATCCAGAGAACCAGATCTCTACTGACGACGCTCAGATCCAATTGGAGACCTAATCGTCGCCGACCACACTAAGCCACGACTCCTGCAAACCGCCGTCGCTCCAAAGTCGTCGACCCCAATGGAGAACGAACTAGAGCATATGCATGTCTCCGTGCTGCCGAAACAGCACGAATACCTGCCCACGCCGCCTCCCAAGCATGACCAAAACAACCCATCGAAACAAGGCCGCGGCCATCTGCGAAACCCTAAAGTTTCCCTACTCGAGATGACTCCAAAAGACGCTCACTTCTACTATTTCTTAAGGGGTAACAAACATCTTATTGAATAAAATCTGTGTGAATAAAATACGTGTGGGTTGTTGTTTTGCTAGTAGTGATGCAGGTTCCAAATTCCGTTGGGAGGCTAGTGAAATGTTAACGGTTGCTATTTGTTTTTTTGAAAGGAAAGTTCATATCATTAGAACAATAGCTATACCTAGCTATAGTCTATGTGGCTTACAAAGAAATCCGGAAATCCGAAAACGTAAGAAGCAACAAAAACTACTAAACAATTCTGCACGCTCACAATAAAGTAAGCTTCTACTTCTATGATGAATCTCGCTTTCTACCGCTTATCACGCCTACAACTCTCCTTGCTAATCACACAATTTTTAACGGTTGCTATTAATAATGAGTACAAAGTAATTAAGTAAAACAAAACTGCAGACATATATACAATAATGTACGTAGTCCCGGACTTCCAGCTTCAAATATTGTAATCATCAGTATTGCCGTGTGACCAGAGTAGTATTTAACCCCACGTATATTAGCTTCCATAGCTAGTTTGCTTGGGGAGTGTATATAAGTTTACGATTTTCGAAGACTAGAATTCTCTGCAAAGTGAGATTAATTTCCTCAGAGGGATTAACATGAGCTACCTGGTCTCCTTAAGTTGTTACTAAGATGGCGCGACGACTCAGTACTGCACTTGTTATGACTGCCTTTCTCGTTGTTTTTCCAAGCATGGTTCTGGCAACAGAATATGTCGTCGGAGACGATCTAGGCTGGGATGGTACTGCTAACTACCAAGCCTGGGCTGATGAACATGCTTTCCATGTAGGAGTTTTAAGTGCGTGCCTTTTCTTCTGTAATATACAATACTAGCTATGTATTACAGATGCTTTTTGGGTTTGTGGAAGTAAAATTGTATCGATCACTACATCTCCGTTTTTCGTTTTGCAGTTTTCACTTATGATTTGTGAAGCAGATGAACACAATGTTCTTTTAGCGGCTGATCCTCTAGGGTTTGGTTCTTGTGTTTCATCTCCAAACTTGGGTGTGTACCACAGTGGCAATGACGCATTAACCTTGAGCGTTTGTGGAACCTACTACTTCTTATGTGGATATTACTGCGGTTCTTTACAGCAGAAATTGTTGTTGTTGTTGTTATTGTTTATTTATTTATTTATTTATTTTATCACTGTGGACTAGATCGATATCCCCCAACCTAATTAGTCTATGGACAAATTTTAAGAAAACTGAGTTGCATTGAGATCTAGAATTTTGTGTTTCATACGGGTGTGACTATAATGTCATTTTTGCAAACAAATAATTTCCATGTTGGACAAAAGTCACAAACCCTAATTGCATATCGAACTGGCAAAATTAATATTACATTTTGAGGATGGACAGTGAGGGTGGATCGATTAATAGTCATCTGGGATCTGTCACATATAAAAGATCATTCTTGTGAACTCACTGCACTGTAGTGTTTAAATTTACCAAGGTTAACAACTGATATACTTGACAAAAACTTAACTAATAACTGAGATAAGTAAGTACTTATCTCAAGTATATATAATAGCATGATCTTTAAGCAACGAGCATAAGCTCCGAATAGTGAAAAGAGAATATGCCCGATGCATTCGATCATATTCATGATGCAAATTCTGATACGTCCAAATTGGAGAGTGTACGTAGATGAATATTTCTACCATCTCATTGGCCTCACCCCCAATGGCCGGCATGCCATGCATAGGTATTAAGTTGTGTGCTTGTCGCCAGTGGCCACTCTAATTATCAGAATTAAGAGCATTTAAAATTAACCATTAAGGCCTTAATCTTGATCAAGATAAAGTAAATTAACGCGAACTATGTATTGCATAATCACGTACGTAATCTTGTGTACATTACAAGAATTCCTAGCAACTATTAATTGGAAGTATATAGTTTAACGACGGTGTGACCTAAAACACTACTTACCCGACGTACTGGTAGTTACATATATACCTTCGGCTAACAAAAACCTATATATATCCTTGTGCCAAAGCATACCCTGGAGCTTGGCCGCACCAGTCTTTGTATAGAGATTAAGCATAATAGTAGAACTCGATCGATATTGAAATGGCACGATACTGCAGTAAAGCGAGTCTTGGTTTGGTGATCGTCTTTTTCGTTTTTCCGAGCATGGTGTTGAGTGCACAATATTGGGTCGGAGGCAGCCCCGACGGCTGGGGAACGTTTGAAGAAGATTACATGAACTGGGCTGCTAGCAAAACCTTCCATGTAGGAGATGTCCTCCGTGAGTACTAATTACAGCAGTAGGCTTTTATTTTTATTTTCTATATGAAAGTTATGATTATAATTCACATGTTAACTTTTGTGTTTCCCAGTCTTCAGCTATGATTCAAAACTACACGATCTTGTTGTAGCAGCTAATAGCGACTTATATGAGCAATGTAATCCAACTCCAAACTTGGGAGTGTATCAGACCGGCATGGAGTCTTTAACTTTGCCGGTTGCGGGGACCTATTATTTCTTCTGTTCATTTCATTGCCACCCATTCGCAATGAAATTCTACATCAATGTAACCTAGCTACATGATCTAATTGCAAGTAAACATTTGTAGAGAGAAGCCAAGTTAATAGTTTTTCTCTACATTCAGGGTTGCTTCAACTTTCAAGAGTTCTGTACCAGTTATTTCAACTTGAATTGCAAGATATGGATTTTGGTTTGCATGCGCTCTCCTTACAAACTGTACGGACATTCCTTGTATTTCAGATACTATGTTGATTATCAAATATAAGGAAATATACGAAAGCTTTAGGAGACGAAGATATTTCTTATTAACAATCTGTGCTCAATACATCACAAAATGACCAAGAGCTGCGCTGCTATAATTTATACTAAGCTAAGGTGCTGAAGAAATCAAACACCTAGCTGTAGGCAGCAAACAAATTAACTAACAATTAGCTAACTAACTAAACCAGATTAATCAACCAGAAATTACTAGCTGCATAGAGTAATAACAAAGAGATTACTCAAAGGGAATAGTAACTCTGACAATACAAAAAATTAGGTAAAGTAGTGTTTGCAAGATTATGATGTGGCAAGATGTATTATGTGGAATTGAAAATAAACTTTGTAGTTGCTTAAAACATGACACCTAAGACTAAGGTTTTGAATCTTAAGAGAAGAAGAAGAAATGTACACAGCCAGAAGAAATGAACACAGAGACAGGCATGCACAAAGCCAGAAGAAATGAACACAGAGACAGACATGCACTAAGGCCAGAGAAATAAAAGAGAGAGAAAATGTTGAGTTGGGAGAAGGGTGAGTACGTTATAGCTGGCTATGTAATTAACCATGTTACCATGACTTCTTCTTTGTTGCATGTATTGTGTCACTGTGTCGACTGCTCCCTCGTTCAATGCTTGAATCGAACTTGCTTGATTGATTTGAGGGATAAGAAGTTGAAATTTGGACAAGAAGAATCGAAATTACAGGTATCAGATAATCAAGAAAGCAAACCCATGTCAAGAGAAAGACATGCGCATAAAGCGGCCGGCCGGAAAAAGGAAACAATGGATCGAAAGGGATAACAGAAACTCGAAGCCTCATATAGGAGATTAACTCCGGG
Above is a window of Fragaria vesca subsp. vesca linkage group LG7, FraVesHawaii_1.0, whole genome shotgun sequence DNA encoding:
- the LOC101314137 gene encoding mavicyanin-like yields the protein MARITAALAVIALFAVFPSMDATQYIVGDDQGWNSGVDYYSWMDGKTFHVGDSLVFNYVPGDHNVIVAANYDVYDKCATTPNLGIWTSGNDVLTLPTTGTYYFLCEFHCDYTEQRIMVEVNS
- the LOC101314419 gene encoding stellacyanin-like, producing MARVSTALVLIALVVVFPSMVLATQYVVGDGLGWSGDVNYDDWVDGKTFYVGDVLVFSYIATDHNVVLATNEDNYNNCVASPNLAVYDTGNDILTLNEAGTYYFLCSYHCDFLQQKVMITVN
- the LOC101314708 gene encoding blue copper protein-like, which translates into the protein MKISAGPLVIAFLVVFPSMVLAKQYVVGDDEGWNGNVDYQAWADDKTFELGDVLIFKYDAGSHNVAQAFNEDGYDSCTSSPEFGVYTSGNDALTFNLVGSYYFLCDYHCDSDQHKVMINIVK